In Streptomyces sp. NBC_00569, a single genomic region encodes these proteins:
- a CDS encoding carbonic anhydrase, which yields MDAAESPKRRVLLAGALASATVALAACTPTRAVTAPTGAVTTPSSPSPTPPPTTPAAAFARLMEGNKRWVSGDLQHPDRDPDRRELVAQEQEPYGSVLSCIDSRVPPELLFDTGLGDLYVMRTGGEAIGPVVTGSVEYGPMTSGTPLIVVLGHQRCGAVKAAYESLRDDKPLPGNLQAIVKALEPAYRQAVRKGGGDPVETMARAQVTLTATDLRTNGDLSPLVGKGDLAVVGAYYSLDTGKVEVLTGAPS from the coding sequence ATGGACGCAGCAGAGTCTCCGAAACGCAGGGTTCTGCTCGCCGGCGCACTTGCGAGTGCCACGGTCGCGCTCGCGGCGTGCACACCGACCCGCGCCGTCACCGCACCGACCGGCGCCGTCACCACACCGTCCAGCCCCTCCCCGACGCCGCCGCCGACCACGCCCGCGGCGGCATTCGCGAGGCTGATGGAGGGCAACAAGCGCTGGGTGAGCGGGGACCTTCAGCACCCCGACAGGGATCCGGACCGTCGTGAGCTGGTGGCTCAGGAGCAGGAGCCGTACGGGTCGGTCCTCTCGTGCATCGACTCCCGCGTACCGCCTGAACTCCTCTTCGACACCGGGCTCGGCGACCTCTACGTGATGCGCACGGGCGGGGAGGCGATCGGGCCGGTCGTCACCGGTTCCGTCGAATACGGGCCCATGACGAGTGGCACCCCGCTCATCGTGGTCCTCGGCCATCAGCGGTGCGGCGCTGTCAAGGCGGCGTACGAGTCCCTGCGTGACGACAAACCGCTGCCGGGCAACCTGCAGGCGATCGTCAAGGCTCTGGAACCGGCTTATCGACAGGCGGTCCGCAAGGGTGGAGGGGACCCCGTCGAGACCATGGCCCGCGCGCAGGTCACCTTGACCGCAACAGATCTGCGCACCAACGGCGACCTTTCCCCACTCGTGGGAAAGGGCGACCTCGCCGTCGTGGGCGCCTACTACTCTCTCGACACCGGCAAGGTGGAAGTCCTGACCGGCGCCCCGTCCTGA
- a CDS encoding FAD-dependent oxidoreductase, whose translation MTTPVTIIGAGLGGLTLARVLHVHGIPATVYEAEPSAEARAQGGQLDIHEHNGQLALEAAGLTAEFRAIIHAGGEATRALDQRGKVLLDEPDDGNGGRPEVLRGDLRRILFDSVPAGTVQWGKKLTGVTALGDGLHELTFMDGSTVRTELLVGADGAWSKVRPLLSDAEPEYVGTTFIETYLYDADERHSAAAEAVGGGAMFALAPGKGISTHREAGNILHTYVQLNCPAEWIAGIDFTDAAAATARVAAEFDGWAPELTALITDGETAPVPRTIHTLPDRHRWDRVPGVTLLGDAAHLMPPSGEGANLAMLDGAELGQAIAAHPDDLEAALTTYEEAMFPRSESEAVDAHRLMALCLDERAPHSLIDFLTG comes from the coding sequence ATGACCACACCCGTAACGATCATCGGCGCAGGCCTCGGAGGGCTGACCCTCGCCCGCGTCCTCCACGTCCACGGCATACCCGCGACGGTCTACGAGGCCGAGCCCTCGGCCGAGGCCCGCGCGCAGGGCGGCCAACTCGACATCCACGAGCACAACGGGCAGCTCGCACTGGAAGCGGCCGGCCTCACCGCCGAATTCCGCGCGATCATCCATGCGGGCGGCGAGGCCACGCGCGCGCTCGACCAGCGCGGAAAGGTGCTCCTCGACGAACCCGACGACGGCAACGGCGGGCGGCCCGAGGTACTCCGCGGAGACCTGCGGCGCATCCTCTTCGACTCCGTGCCCGCGGGGACGGTCCAGTGGGGAAAGAAGCTCACCGGCGTCACGGCCCTCGGCGACGGGCTGCACGAACTGACGTTCATGGACGGATCCACCGTGCGCACCGAACTCCTCGTAGGCGCTGACGGCGCCTGGTCAAAGGTCAGGCCGCTGCTCTCCGACGCCGAGCCCGAGTACGTCGGCACGACGTTCATCGAGACCTACCTGTACGACGCCGACGAGCGGCACTCCGCGGCGGCCGAGGCGGTCGGCGGCGGCGCGATGTTCGCTCTCGCCCCGGGAAAGGGCATCTCCACCCACCGCGAGGCGGGGAACATCCTGCACACGTACGTGCAACTGAACTGCCCCGCCGAGTGGATCGCCGGCATCGACTTCACGGACGCCGCCGCGGCGACCGCTCGGGTCGCGGCCGAGTTCGACGGGTGGGCGCCGGAACTCACCGCGCTGATCACCGACGGCGAAACCGCACCGGTACCGCGCACCATCCACACGCTCCCGGACCGCCACCGGTGGGACCGCGTTCCCGGGGTGACGCTCCTCGGTGACGCCGCCCACCTCATGCCGCCGTCCGGCGAGGGCGCGAACCTGGCGATGCTCGACGGCGCCGAGCTCGGGCAGGCGATCGCCGCGCACCCCGACGACCTCGAAGCGGCACTCACCACCTATGAAGAGGCGATGTTCCCGCGCAGCGAGTCGGAAGCCGTGGATGCGCACCGGCTCATGGCGCTCTGCCTCGACGAACGGGCACCGCACAGCCTCATCGACTTCCTCACCGGCTGA
- a CDS encoding TetR/AcrR family transcriptional regulator, producing MATRARRPERREKPLSRERIVEAAIGLLDAAGESGLTFRALAERLATGPGAIYWHVAGKDELLSAATDAVVAGAMTADTADATPQDAIRALALGAFDAIDDHPWIGAQLTRAPGQSPMLRVFEHIGRQVQALGVPAADQFTVASALWNYILGVAGQNAANARSAPPDTDRAAFLGAVSAVWANLDPDEYAFTRSVAGPLRDHDDREEFLAGIDLILTGITAGRQPTDQPKLSGTRRG from the coding sequence ATGGCAACCAGGGCGCGTCGTCCGGAGCGACGGGAGAAGCCGCTCTCCCGTGAGCGCATCGTCGAGGCCGCGATCGGGCTTCTCGACGCGGCGGGCGAGAGCGGACTCACGTTCCGCGCGCTGGCCGAACGGCTCGCCACCGGGCCGGGCGCGATCTACTGGCACGTCGCGGGCAAGGACGAACTCCTCAGTGCCGCCACCGACGCCGTCGTCGCCGGAGCCATGACCGCCGACACCGCCGACGCCACGCCGCAGGACGCGATCCGAGCACTTGCGCTCGGGGCGTTCGACGCGATCGACGATCACCCGTGGATCGGCGCCCAACTCACCCGAGCCCCTGGGCAGTCGCCGATGCTGCGGGTCTTCGAACACATCGGGCGCCAGGTGCAAGCGCTCGGGGTGCCCGCCGCCGATCAGTTCACCGTCGCGTCCGCGCTGTGGAATTACATCCTCGGAGTGGCCGGACAGAACGCGGCCAACGCCCGTTCGGCCCCGCCGGACACGGACCGGGCCGCGTTCCTGGGTGCTGTCTCGGCGGTATGGGCCAACCTCGATCCCGACGAGTACGCGTTCACCCGCAGCGTCGCCGGCCCACTGCGCGATCACGACGACCGAGAAGAGTTCCTCGCCGGCATCGACCTCATCCTCACCGGAATCACCGCCGGTCGACAGCCGACCGACCAGCCGAAGCTTTCGGGGACGCGACGGGGATGA
- a CDS encoding TetR/AcrR family transcriptional regulator, translating to MPSRSRGSRGEAAAASETAPTEREPRQRVIEAAAELLAREGRDAVTTRAVAVAAGLQPPAIYRLFGDKDGLLEAVAEHGFAKFLASKTVVPHPQDPIEDLRAGWDLAVEFGLDNPALYTLMYSEPTTTSSAAFEAGMKILMGRIRRLAAGGWLRVDEELAAMIIHATARGAVLTWLSLPEDQRNPALLTTLRESMVATVTNQEPAVQAAGPAGAARALRAALPEQTVLSGAEQRLLTEWLGRLAADG from the coding sequence ATGCCATCACGTTCACGAGGGAGTCGCGGCGAGGCCGCCGCCGCGTCCGAGACCGCACCCACGGAGCGTGAGCCCCGGCAGCGGGTGATCGAGGCCGCCGCCGAGCTGTTGGCGCGCGAGGGCCGTGACGCGGTCACGACGCGCGCCGTGGCGGTCGCCGCGGGCCTGCAACCGCCCGCCATCTACCGGTTGTTCGGCGACAAGGACGGCTTGCTCGAGGCCGTGGCGGAGCACGGTTTCGCCAAGTTCCTCGCGAGCAAGACCGTTGTCCCCCATCCGCAGGACCCGATCGAGGACCTCCGGGCCGGCTGGGACCTGGCCGTCGAGTTCGGGCTCGACAACCCCGCGCTGTACACGCTGATGTACAGCGAACCCACGACCACCTCGTCGGCCGCGTTCGAGGCGGGCATGAAGATCCTCATGGGGCGCATCCGGCGGCTCGCCGCCGGCGGATGGCTCAGGGTCGACGAGGAGCTGGCCGCCATGATCATCCATGCCACGGCGCGCGGCGCGGTCCTCACCTGGCTGTCACTGCCCGAAGACCAGCGCAATCCGGCCCTGTTGACGACGCTCCGGGAGTCCATGGTCGCCACCGTCACCAACCAGGAACCGGCCGTGCAGGCCGCGGGCCCGGCCGGCGCCGCGCGCGCCCTGCGTGCCGCGCTGCCCGAACAGACAGTCCTCAGTGGGGCGGAACAACGCCTGCTGACCGAGTGGCTGGGGCGCCTCGCCGCCGACGGCTGA